In Ammospiza caudacuta isolate bAmmCau1 chromosome 2, bAmmCau1.pri, whole genome shotgun sequence, a genomic segment contains:
- the KCNE1 gene encoding potassium voltage-gated channel subfamily E member 1, with protein MLALSNTTALDLLLSKLLQECLERSNSSAAPQESSASDSLAIIYVLLMLGLFGFFSVGVMVTNLRARRLEGPRDPYNTYIATDVWHRKDREYIQAKVLESYKLCCVLENQLAVEQPTRNIPEEKSS; from the coding sequence ATGCTGGCGCTGTCGAACACCACGGCCCTGGACCTGCTCCTCTCCAAACTGCTCCAGGAGTGCCTGGAACGCTCcaacagctcagctgctccccaggagagcagtgccagcGACAGCCTGGCCATCATCTACGTGCTGCTGATGCTGGGGCTCTTTGGCTTCTTCAGCGTGGGGGTGATGGTGACCAACCTGCGGGCGCGGCGCCTCGAGGGGCCCCGCGACCCCTACAACACCTACATCGCCACGGATGTCTGgcacaggaaggacagggaGTACATCCAGGCCAAGGTCCTCGAGAGTTACAagctctgctgtgtcctggAGAACCAGCTGGCCGTGGAGCAGCCAACCAGGAATATCCCTGAGGAGAAATCTTCCTAG